The Plutella xylostella chromosome 12, ilPluXylo3.1, whole genome shotgun sequence genome includes a window with the following:
- the LOC105382773 gene encoding uncharacterized protein LOC105382773, giving the protein MADGGTLTAVILTFLQIYPGAVFSLELLELRVPSHVPLGTRALLACRWALAPHDSLYSVKWYKDGKEFFRHVPRDLEPRRKFPLPGVDVEKSSPNGANVTLSPAVVETAGRYRCEVSGERPLFPTVSDHGDMMVVALPEHGPTIVGSRLRYRVGDRVQVNCTSGRSRPATRLAWYVNGEPAPASYLLPLQEHRGSDGLETTSLGLDFKVKPKHFRRGDLKLKCLATIATVYWRSNEESVQGERPKGYAKAREVTFEGDSRADRVQASGGRRLTPALTFLLVMFTQISCDRLT; this is encoded by the exons GTGCAGTGTTCAGCCTGGAGCTGCTGGAGCTTCGCGTGCCGTCGCACGTGCCGCTGGGCACGCGCGCGCTGCTGGCGTGCCGCTGGGCGCTGGCGCCGCACGACTCGCTCTACTCCGTCAAGTGGTACAAGGACGGCAAGGAGTTCTTCCGACACGTGCCAAGGGACCTGGAGCCAAGGAGGAAGTTCCCGCTGCCAGGTGTTGATGTGGAG AAGTCCAGCCCGAACGGCGCCAACGTGACGCTGTCCCCGGCAGTGGTGGAGACGGCGGGGCGCTACCGCTGCGAGGTATCGGGGGAGCGCCCGCTCTTCCCCACCGTGTCCGACCACGGAGATATGATGGTCGTTG CTTTACCAGAACACGGGCCGACAATAGTCGGCTCCCGCCTGCGCTACCGAGTCGGAGACCGGGTCCAAGTCAACTGCACATCCGGCCGCTCGCGCCCCGCCACCCGCCTGGCGTGGTACGTGAACGGCGAGCCCGCACCCGCCTCCTATCTGCTGCCTCTGCAGGAGCACCGAGGGTCTGATGGACTGGAGACCACGAGCTTGGGGCTGGATTTTAAAGTCAAGCCGAAGCATTTTCGGAGAGGCGATTTGAAACTTAAA TGTCTCGCCACGATAGCCACGGTGTACTGGAGGAGCAACGAGGAGAGCGTGCAGGGAGAGAGGCCGAAGGGCTACGCGAAGGCGCGCGAGGTGACCTTCGAGGGAGACTCCCGGGCAGACCGGGTCCAGGCCTCGGGGGGGCGCCGGCTGACCCCCGCCCTCACATTCCTGCTCGTGATGTTCACACAAATATCATGCGATAGACTAACCTAA